One Mycobacteroides abscessus ATCC 19977 genomic window carries:
- the paaC gene encoding 1,2-phenylacetyl-CoA epoxidase subunit PaaC — MNDHDSAFAGLVDADTLDQWAFGTSFDDPLAGVDTTLADGIDATDLATYCLMLADDALISAQRLTQWCTNSPELEEEVALSNIGLDLLGQARLLLARAAAADPAIVPTLPEGSPAPAEDALAFFRDEPFFRCVRLVELANGDFAQSIARLLVFSTYRLAVLDRLCGSRDPVLAAVAAKGVKELTYHRDYAARWFITLADGTDESRTRIEHAVTSIWPYVDELFTANPVEQRLAAVGAAVDSSTLRTEFDSVVEQVLRASALPVPTARPVMVVDGRSGRDGIHTEALSYLLAEMQSVARAHPTATW, encoded by the coding sequence ATGAATGATCACGACTCCGCTTTCGCCGGCCTCGTCGACGCCGACACACTTGACCAATGGGCGTTCGGCACTAGCTTTGACGATCCGCTCGCCGGGGTGGACACCACGTTGGCCGACGGTATCGATGCGACAGATCTGGCGACCTACTGCCTCATGCTCGCCGATGATGCCTTGATCAGTGCGCAACGACTGACGCAGTGGTGCACCAATTCGCCCGAACTGGAGGAGGAGGTCGCGCTGTCCAACATCGGTCTCGACCTGCTCGGTCAGGCCCGGCTGCTGTTGGCCCGGGCCGCGGCCGCCGACCCGGCGATTGTGCCCACCTTGCCCGAAGGCTCGCCAGCGCCGGCCGAAGATGCGTTGGCATTCTTCAGGGACGAGCCGTTCTTTCGGTGCGTGCGTTTGGTCGAGTTGGCGAACGGCGACTTCGCGCAGAGCATCGCCCGGCTGCTGGTGTTCTCGACTTATCGACTGGCGGTGCTGGACCGGCTATGCGGGTCGCGCGATCCGGTGCTCGCGGCCGTCGCCGCGAAAGGCGTCAAAGAGCTGACGTATCACCGTGACTACGCCGCGCGGTGGTTCATCACGCTCGCGGACGGCACCGACGAATCGCGGACCCGAATCGAGCACGCGGTCACGTCGATATGGCCCTACGTCGACGAGTTGTTCACCGCTAACCCCGTTGAACAGCGATTGGCGGCGGTCGGCGCTGCCGTGGATTCGTCCACTTTGCGCACGGAGTTCGACAGCGTCGTCGAGCAGGTCCTGCGAGCGTCCGCTTTGCCTGTCCCGACGGCGCGGCCGGTCATGGTGGTGGATGGCAGGTCCGGCCGCGACGGCATCCACACCGAGGCGCTGAGCTATCTGCTGGCCGAGATGCAGTCGGTGGCCCGCGCGCATCCCACCGCAACGTGGTGA
- a CDS encoding enoyl-CoA hydratase/isomerase family protein, translated as MTQTAPAAVAYSVNHAGVAAIVLDRPEASNALDRTMKTELLQALLAAGGDPAVRAVVMSAAGKNFCVGQDLAEHVEALRDDPAHAMDTVREHYNPVLEALDAIKVPVVVAINGACVGAGLGLALGADIRIAGQRAKFGTAFTGIGLAADSALSASLPRLIGASRATAMFLLGDTIDAPTAHTWGLVHEVVDEGSPADVANSVAGRLAGGPTAAFSEVKELLRRNAVAPLGDVLEREASAQQRLGASRDHSAAVEAFLAKDKPVFVGR; from the coding sequence ATGACTCAAACCGCACCGGCCGCCGTCGCGTACTCAGTGAACCACGCTGGCGTCGCTGCGATCGTGCTCGATCGGCCGGAGGCGTCGAACGCGCTTGACCGGACGATGAAAACCGAACTGCTGCAGGCTTTGTTGGCAGCGGGCGGTGATCCAGCGGTACGCGCGGTCGTCATGAGCGCAGCCGGTAAGAACTTCTGCGTCGGCCAGGATCTTGCCGAGCATGTCGAGGCGCTGCGCGACGACCCGGCTCACGCGATGGACACCGTGCGCGAGCACTACAACCCGGTCCTGGAGGCGTTGGATGCCATCAAGGTGCCGGTCGTCGTGGCGATCAACGGCGCCTGTGTGGGCGCGGGGTTGGGCTTGGCGTTGGGTGCCGATATCCGTATCGCCGGTCAGCGCGCCAAGTTCGGGACCGCTTTCACCGGCATCGGCCTAGCCGCGGATTCCGCGTTGTCGGCGTCGTTGCCAAGGCTCATCGGAGCTAGCCGGGCGACGGCCATGTTCCTGCTCGGTGACACCATCGATGCCCCGACGGCCCACACGTGGGGGCTGGTGCACGAGGTGGTTGACGAGGGCTCACCCGCCGACGTAGCGAACTCCGTCGCCGGTCGCCTGGCCGGCGGGCCCACCGCCGCCTTCTCAGAGGTCAAGGAACTGTTGCGTCGCAACGCTGTCGCGCCACTAGGCGATGTCCTAGAACGGGAAGCGAGCGCCCAGCAGCGCCTCGGGGCGTCCCGCGACCACAGCGCTGCGGTGGAGGCATTCCTGGCCAAGGACAAGCCGGTCTTCGTCGGCCGCTGA
- the paaA gene encoding 1,2-phenylacetyl-CoA epoxidase subunit PaaA, with protein sequence MTVTDISSQAEGLSDDLTAEGFDAAIAAGRRIEPRDWMPDGYRNTLIRQIAQHAHSEIIGMQPEGNWLTRAPSLRRKAILMAKVQDEAGHGLYLYSAAETLGVDRAELTARLIDGRQKYSSVFNYPTLTFADVGAIGWLVDGAAICNQVPLCRSSFGPYARAMIRVCKEESFHQRQAYELLMTMMSGTDAQRAMVQEAVDRWWWPALMMFGPPDADSPNTAQSMAWGVKRHTNDELRQRFVDMTVPQAQVLGVALPDPLLCWNEERGAHDFGAPDWDEFMSVVKGFGPCNAERIGNRKRAHDDGAWVRDAAMAFAAKQREMEGHPI encoded by the coding sequence ATGACAGTCACCGATATCTCATCGCAGGCGGAGGGTCTTTCCGACGATCTCACGGCCGAGGGTTTCGACGCCGCAATTGCCGCAGGTCGCCGCATCGAGCCGCGAGACTGGATGCCCGACGGCTACCGCAATACTCTGATTCGTCAGATTGCCCAGCATGCGCACTCGGAAATCATCGGTATGCAGCCCGAAGGCAACTGGCTGACCCGGGCGCCTTCGCTGCGCCGTAAGGCCATTCTGATGGCCAAGGTGCAAGACGAAGCCGGTCATGGGCTCTATCTGTACTCTGCGGCCGAGACCTTGGGTGTCGATCGTGCCGAGCTGACGGCCAGATTGATCGATGGTAGACAGAAGTATTCGTCGGTCTTCAATTACCCCACTTTAACTTTTGCCGATGTGGGGGCCATCGGTTGGCTCGTAGACGGTGCCGCGATCTGTAACCAGGTTCCGTTGTGCCGCAGCTCTTTCGGTCCGTATGCCCGAGCGATGATCCGAGTTTGCAAGGAAGAGTCCTTTCATCAGCGCCAGGCCTACGAACTGCTGATGACGATGATGTCAGGAACCGACGCGCAGCGCGCGATGGTCCAGGAGGCCGTCGATCGGTGGTGGTGGCCGGCTCTGATGATGTTCGGCCCGCCCGATGCCGACTCGCCAAACACGGCGCAGTCCATGGCCTGGGGGGTCAAACGCCACACCAACGACGAACTGCGACAACGCTTTGTCGACATGACCGTGCCGCAGGCTCAGGTGCTCGGTGTCGCGCTGCCCGATCCGCTTCTGTGCTGGAACGAAGAGCGCGGTGCGCACGACTTCGGCGCACCCGACTGGGACGAATTCATGAGCGTCGTCAAGGGCTTCGGTCCGTGCAATGCCGAACGCATCGGCAACCGCAAGCGGGCGCACGACGACGGAGCATGGGTCCGTGACGCCGCTATGGCGTTCGCTGCAAAACAACGTGAAATGGAAGGCCATCCAATATGA
- the paaE gene encoding 1,2-phenylacetyl-CoA epoxidase subunit PaaE: MTTELSAPTTGRGMRNRPFRTVRVAEVQQLCADAAAITFAVPDQYIDEFGFAPGQSITVRRNVDGVEQRRTYSICSPLGARPRIGVREVPGGACSGWLVHQLSAGDEIEVQPPSGNFVADATTPAHHVLIAAGSGITPLLSIAASVLAQPDSRVTLLYGNRRANTVMFADELADLKDTYHSRLQLVHVLSREPRTVELFSGRLDHQRIRVLLQQLVPIAAVDHVWLCGPFGMVTDAQAALRELGVEDSRIHQELFFVEDAAPPQAEHRDGVASGPVSEVTIVLDGATSTMALPRNVSVLDAAQRSRDDLPFACKGGVCGTCRAKVTGGAVDMRRNYALEPDEIDAGFVLTCQSYPTTDSLTVDFDA, encoded by the coding sequence ATGACCACCGAATTGTCCGCGCCCACCACCGGACGCGGCATGCGCAACCGGCCGTTCCGCACGGTGCGGGTCGCCGAGGTACAGCAGCTGTGCGCCGATGCTGCGGCTATCACTTTCGCGGTGCCCGACCAGTACATCGACGAATTCGGTTTCGCCCCTGGGCAATCCATCACAGTGCGCCGGAACGTCGACGGAGTCGAGCAGCGCCGCACCTATTCGATCTGCTCGCCGCTCGGGGCCCGACCCCGCATCGGGGTCCGCGAGGTGCCCGGGGGAGCGTGCTCAGGGTGGCTGGTGCACCAGCTGTCGGCCGGCGATGAGATCGAGGTCCAGCCGCCGTCCGGGAACTTCGTTGCCGATGCCACGACGCCGGCACATCACGTTCTGATCGCCGCCGGATCGGGTATCACGCCCCTGCTGTCCATCGCCGCATCGGTTTTGGCGCAGCCGGATTCGCGGGTCACCCTGCTCTACGGAAATCGGCGGGCCAACACCGTCATGTTCGCCGACGAGCTTGCCGACCTGAAAGACACGTACCACAGCCGACTGCAACTGGTCCACGTACTTTCACGGGAACCGCGTACCGTCGAGCTGTTCAGTGGGCGACTCGATCACCAGCGGATCCGCGTGCTCCTGCAGCAGCTGGTGCCGATAGCTGCCGTCGACCATGTGTGGTTGTGTGGGCCGTTTGGCATGGTCACCGATGCCCAAGCGGCGCTGCGGGAGCTCGGGGTGGAAGACAGCCGCATTCACCAAGAGTTGTTCTTCGTCGAAGACGCCGCCCCACCTCAGGCAGAGCATCGAGACGGAGTTGCGTCAGGACCGGTCAGTGAAGTGACCATTGTCTTGGACGGGGCGACCAGCACCATGGCATTGCCGCGCAACGTGTCAGTCCTCGACGCGGCCCAACGATCGCGCGACGATCTGCCATTCGCCTGTAAGGGCGGTGTGTGTGGCACCTGTCGCGCGAAGGTCACCGGGGGTGCGGTCGACATGCGCCGCAATTATGCCCTTGAGCCGGACGAGATAGACGCCGGATTTGTGCTGACCTGTCAGTCCTATCCGACCACCGATTCATTGACCGTCGACTTCGACGCCTGA
- the paaD gene encoding 1,2-phenylacetyl-CoA epoxidase subunit PaaD, producing the protein MVHHAPGSVARARDIAAAVTDPEMPMLTLADLGVLRDIRQEEDGTLIVTITPTYSGCPAMATMRADLERALALAGYHRVEVRTVLAPAWTSDWITDDGRRKLEEHGIVPAHVVGDRPSGPIPLTLAASRPLVRCPQCKSLETEMTSEFGSTACKSLHRCIHCGEPFDRIKEL; encoded by the coding sequence ATGGTTCACCACGCGCCGGGCTCGGTCGCTCGCGCACGCGACATCGCTGCGGCGGTGACCGACCCTGAGATGCCGATGCTGACCCTGGCCGACCTCGGGGTGTTGCGAGATATCCGGCAGGAAGAGGACGGCACTCTCATCGTGACCATCACACCGACCTACTCAGGTTGCCCGGCGATGGCCACCATGCGGGCCGATCTCGAACGTGCGCTTGCCCTCGCCGGATACCACCGGGTGGAGGTGCGTACGGTCCTGGCGCCGGCCTGGACTTCGGACTGGATCACCGACGACGGTCGCCGCAAACTCGAAGAACACGGAATCGTCCCGGCACATGTGGTGGGCGACCGGCCTTCCGGGCCCATACCGCTGACCCTCGCCGCCAGCCGCCCGCTCGTGCGGTGTCCGCAGTGCAAATCCCTCGAAACCGAAATGACGTCCGAATTCGGTTCGACCGCCTGCAAATCGCTGCACAGATGCATCCACTGCGGCGAACCATTCGACCGAATCAAGGAACTCTGA
- a CDS encoding 3-hydroxyacyl-CoA dehydrogenase family protein yields the protein MTATPHSVPTVVTVIGGGPMGAGIAQVFAAAGANVTIVETGRDRADAALQRVSAGLDRAAAKNRLAEAPEHVLSRVDVVCSLTELPTDSELVVEAVPENINLKIEVLGAAEKLVEPTTVLASNTSSLSITELAAALLRPERVVGMHFFNPVPTSQLVEIVRAPETSDDTVAAALAWVRALGKADVVARDSPGFASSRLGVALGLEAIRMLEEGVADAESIDRAMELGYRHPMGPLRSTDLVGLDVRLAIAEHLCATLGPRFTPPKLLRAKVAEGNLGRKTGQGFFRWSS from the coding sequence ATGACCGCCACACCCCACAGCGTTCCCACGGTTGTCACCGTGATCGGCGGCGGGCCAATGGGTGCAGGTATAGCGCAGGTGTTCGCGGCCGCGGGCGCGAATGTCACTATCGTCGAAACAGGCCGTGACAGAGCCGATGCCGCCCTCCAACGCGTGAGCGCCGGGCTGGACCGCGCCGCCGCCAAGAACCGGCTTGCCGAGGCTCCCGAACACGTGCTCTCGCGGGTGGACGTCGTCTGCTCGCTCACCGAACTGCCCACCGACTCTGAGCTCGTCGTCGAGGCGGTGCCCGAGAACATCAACCTCAAGATCGAGGTCCTCGGTGCCGCAGAGAAACTCGTCGAACCCACGACGGTGCTGGCATCCAACACGAGCTCGCTCTCGATCACCGAACTGGCCGCGGCATTACTGCGGCCCGAGCGCGTCGTGGGAATGCACTTCTTCAATCCGGTGCCAACGTCGCAGCTGGTGGAGATCGTCCGAGCGCCCGAGACGTCAGACGACACCGTCGCAGCCGCACTCGCCTGGGTTCGAGCCCTCGGCAAGGCCGATGTCGTAGCGCGTGATTCACCGGGATTCGCTTCGAGTCGGCTCGGCGTCGCACTTGGGCTGGAGGCGATCCGCATGCTCGAAGAGGGCGTGGCCGACGCTGAATCCATCGACCGGGCCATGGAACTGGGCTACCGCCACCCCATGGGCCCGTTGCGCTCGACGGATCTCGTCGGGCTCGACGTGCGGTTGGCTATTGCCGAGCATCTATGCGCGACCCTCGGCCCTCGGTTCACGCCGCCGAAACTGCTGCGGGCCAAGGTTGCCGAGGGCAACCTTGGCCGCAAGACCGGGCAGGGCTTTTTTCGCTGGTCCAGCTGA
- the paaB gene encoding 1,2-phenylacetyl-CoA epoxidase subunit PaaB: MAAEWPLYEVFVRGKRGLNHVHVGSVHAADDVMALRHARDLYTRRNEGVSLWVVRSVDIVATSPAEKDPFFAPSGDKVYRHPTFYDIPDNVPHM; encoded by the coding sequence GTGGCCGCCGAATGGCCGCTCTACGAGGTATTCGTCCGTGGCAAACGCGGCCTCAACCATGTCCATGTCGGATCGGTGCATGCGGCAGATGACGTGATGGCATTGCGCCACGCTCGTGATCTCTACACGCGTCGGAACGAAGGCGTCAGTCTCTGGGTGGTGCGTTCGGTCGACATTGTCGCGACCAGCCCGGCGGAGAAGGATCCGTTCTTCGCGCCCAGCGGCGACAAGGTGTATCGGCATCCCACCTTCTACGACATCCCCGATAACGTCCCTCACATGTGA
- a CDS encoding enoyl-CoA hydratase/isomerase family protein yields the protein MTEYQTLCVTTEDDRVIVELHRPEQRNAINAAMVADLHAVCATIEAQPRVLIVTGAGRDFAAGADIAELRVRGRNEALAGINRTVFDRIAALPLPTIAAVEGNALGGGAELAYACDIRIAGAGARFGNPEPGLGILAAAGASYRLADLVGKSVAKQVILGGRVLDAEAALACGLVAEVVAEHSALGAASALTERITRQSPLALRLSKAVLDADSAHPLIDDLAQAVLFESPDKTDRMTRFLERQTR from the coding sequence GTGACCGAATATCAAACATTGTGTGTCACCACAGAAGACGACCGGGTGATCGTTGAGCTGCATCGTCCCGAGCAGCGCAACGCGATCAATGCCGCGATGGTCGCCGACCTGCACGCCGTCTGCGCGACTATCGAGGCGCAGCCCCGCGTGCTCATCGTGACCGGCGCCGGCCGTGACTTCGCCGCCGGCGCAGACATTGCCGAACTTCGGGTCCGTGGCCGCAACGAAGCACTGGCCGGCATCAACCGCACGGTCTTCGACCGGATTGCGGCATTGCCACTGCCGACGATCGCAGCGGTAGAAGGCAATGCTCTCGGCGGCGGCGCCGAACTGGCCTACGCGTGCGATATCCGGATTGCTGGGGCTGGCGCACGGTTCGGAAATCCGGAACCTGGACTCGGCATCCTGGCGGCCGCGGGTGCCAGCTACCGGCTGGCCGATCTGGTGGGCAAATCAGTTGCCAAACAAGTGATTCTGGGCGGCCGGGTGCTCGACGCCGAGGCCGCATTGGCCTGTGGCCTGGTCGCCGAGGTGGTGGCCGAGCACAGCGCGCTGGGTGCCGCCTCTGCGCTGACCGAGCGCATCACCCGGCAGTCGCCCCTGGCCTTGAGGTTGTCCAAGGCCGTTCTCGACGCCGATTCCGCGCATCCGCTGATCGATGACCTCGCGCAAGCGGTGCTGTTCGAAAGCCCTGACAAAACCGACCGCATGACGCGATTCCTCGAAAGGCAGACCAGATGA